The genome window gtttgttgttcttgttgttctggttgctggtggtggtggttttgTTGGTGTTGCTGCAGCTGCCTTTGTTCCAATCTTTGTTGCTTTGGAACATTTAGCTTTTCCCCTTCAAGTTCTCTATATTTCTGGAGGTAGAGCTTTAATGGATGTACATAGTCCTCAAATCCGAGGGTTGTGATGGCCCAGATGATATCTTCACCGTTGATGGTCTTCCTCTTTTCTCTCTGGCATTTATCAGAAGCTTCTCCTGTGACAAAGCTTATGAACTCAGAGACACATTCTTGAACAGTCTCCTTTGCATCTTTTGAGATTTTTCCATTGCCTGGGATCACTTTCTTCATAATGCGACCAACATTTGCTATGGGGAGGAATCTATCTTGTTCTTTATTGctattgttattgttattatAAGTGCTATTGCCGTTGTTGTTATTGCTACTTGCACTGCTCTTTACACCACATGGGTTTTCTGGGCTCCCTCCACTTGGCCCATTTAGCCTCTCATCttccattttttctcttttcttttgttaaaaggaaaattggtGGTGAGTGTTGGAGGATTTTGGTATATGTATAGCCTAAAATTACacagaaacaaaaaccataaaaatAGGCAGCTGAAGAGGTTCATTTTCACCAATTAAACTCCCCAGGgactcgctctctctctctctctcaccactCAGGAACTGTCATCACCTAATCTAAGCAACTTTCTTTTCCAACATAAAAATCACTTCTTAATTACGTGGCATACCCCACATTGATCCAGTAaacctttccttttcctttcttgcAATTTACTCTTTTTCAAGTCTCCCGAACAAGTTTTCGAGAAATTAAACTTCGGATTCATTTCCAACATTGAGAAGAGAACACTGCAAGCTACTCTGAGCATGCCCTCACTTCCAACATTGAGAAGAGAACACTACAAGCTACTCTAAGCATGCCCTCATACTACTACGTATTCGGGTAAGGCTCGACTTTAACAACTTTTATCCCCGTCAGGTGTTAAAAacattatttgttttattttcttctgatTTTGAAAACCTGGTGAGTGTCCATAACCGGGGTAACAAATATGGCCTAGATCTTGAACCATTTTCCTCACATCACATCAATTTACCAGTCTAGGTAGGCATTTCGAAAGGGACAATCCAAATTCTCATATATTattcgaccaaaaaaacaaacctcggatattataaaataaaataaataaaaaagggtttACACTTGCAAGAAtgttctcattttctttttccatcaATAACCAGCCAGGTAGTGTTACAATGGAACtccaaacatcaaattttaaaaagaaagaaaaaaatgtaacaAAAAATCAAGAGACCCTACTACAAGGCCTAACTAGAATGATACAATGGCTAATATAAAGTACAATTACCATGAATTTTCAATTAACAACCAGTACAAAAAAGAATGTGTAACTATATCCTCTTAGCAGCCAGCCACTCCAGGGCATGCTTACGCAATGGCATACTTGAGTGTCTCCGACTCCTTTGGCCGCCACAAGGACTTTTGGACGCAAAGCAATCCCTCCTTGTCTTTGGAATAGGTCATGCGAACCTCCCACTGCATTGACTTCACCATGTTCTCCAGCTCATTAATAGTCTCAACATCATCTCTCACGATAAGCTTTCCCTCTGGTCGAAGGATCCTATCAACCTCTGCAACTACAGCCACTAAATTGCACCTGTCATTCATAAACCATTCCAAAGTTAAGACGGCAAAAAGAATTGGTTAATGAAATGAATGCTTTGCTGCTGCGAAAATGAGAAATGGTATATAGTGCATACCTTTTTTTAAGCTTGGAAAACAGATGATCTGCATGGAGAAGGTCGTAGGACCTGGGGTAGGTGCTAAATGATTCACACCAATCATGATATATACCAAACAAACCTCGTTCGTAAATTATGGGTAGTGTATCTGGAGAGTCTACCGAGACCACGTTCATGACCCAAATTTTTAAATCTTTCAAAGCAGCAGCAAATCTGCAAGCATAACCAGAAGTCAGCACCAATGGAAACAGACAAAAGGACTAGAGACAATAAGCTACATCACACATATAATTAAGAAACCACCACCTCTAACTCAATATCCCACTTGTACATATTCTTTGGCAAGCTCAAGAACAAGAAAGATAAATGATACAGTAGAAACTATAAAGTTTGTCGATTTTTACATGCATCAAGCAAAACCCATCAAAACACACTATTGAAGATAACATTATAACACCAAGGAACCATTTCACTTACCCTCCATACACAGCTCGCATGTCCATAACATTCCTAACAGATGACCAGTTAATCCCCATTCCATTTAGATATGATTTGGTCACCACGCGTTTCCAGTGCTCATAGTCTGCAGTGAAATCCTCGGGGGCAGGTTTCCCATAAAC of Prunus dulcis chromosome 4, ALMONDv2, whole genome shotgun sequence contains these proteins:
- the LOC117625814 gene encoding nuclear transcription factor Y subunit B-7, translating into MEDERLNGPSGGSPENPCGVKSSASSNNNNGNSTYNNNNNSNKEQDRFLPIANVGRIMKKVIPGNGKISKDAKETVQECVSEFISFVTGEASDKCQREKRKTINGEDIIWAITTLGFEDYVHPLKLYLQKYRELEGEKLNVPKQQRLEQRQLQQHQQNHHHQQPEQQEQQTLVSAYDNSVYSSTNLLSQPSFIAAAAADHHQTAFSLPFSPTSIQKQLHPQDHIDSVGHW